From Jiangella mangrovi:
ACATACCTCTCTTGGGGCCGTGAACCCCAGGCTTCTATCAAGTCACTCCCGGCCGGGCCCTCGCCCCCTTGTGAGCACCATGGACAGGTCAACACCAAGCCACCGGCCACCAGCCGGGACAGATCATGGATGAGTCACCCAGCGCCCACACCGGCACACCGCCCCGTCGAGCAGCACCCCGGCACAACCGATCCTGACAGAGAGATCATGGAGAAGGTCGGCTCCAGAGGCACACAAGAGCCGACCTTCTCCATGATCAACAGTGAGCGGCCGGCGGAACTGGACCACAACGAGACCAATGGCCAGAACCACACGCGAACAGCTAGGGACCGGCCGAGGTGCGCAGCGCCCGCGACGCCGTCCGGGCCAGCAGCCGCCGTGCCTCGGCGCCGGGCCGAGCCGGCAGCTCGACGTCGCCGATGGGGGTCGTGAGGCCGGCCCGCAGCGCGTCGTCCTCGCCCAGCCGGTAGACCAGCTCGCTGACGGTCACCGGCGGCAGGTCGTCGACGGCGTCCGGTGCGGTGCCGAGCAGCTCACCGACGCGCGAGCGCACCTCGTCGCGGCCGAGCCCGGACAGGACGGCGCTCAGCCGGCTCACCGGGTCGGCGGCCTCGGGCGCCGCCGGGATCTCCGGCAGCACGAGGTCGGCCGCGTCGGGCAGCGGCGCCGCGAGCAGGGCGGCGGCATCGACGATGCCGACCCCGTACAGCTCGTCCCAGCCGTGCTCCGTCCAGCCGGGCGGCTCGCGGTGGCCGTGCGTGCGCACCAGCTGCAGGAACGCCGCATGCACGTGCGCCCGGCCGACCTTCGCGACGATGCGGTCGTGGCCGTGGTGGGCGATCCAGAGCGCGGCCACCCCGGCCAGGGTCGCGACCGCGAACGACGTGCCGTGGTGACGGCGTTCGCCGAAGACCGGCGGGTTCGTTCGCGAGTCGACGGATGCCACCCAGACGCTCTCGCCGGGCGCCGACACGTCGACGGCCGGCCCGCGCGACGACCCGGACCACGGCTCGCTGTCGGCGTTGGTCGCGCCGACGGCGATGCACTCCGGGTACGAGGCGGGAGCGACGACGATGCCGACCTTGTTGCCCGCCGCGGCCATGACGATCACGCCGTCGTCGATCGCCGCCCGGATGGCCGACCGCAGGCCGAAGAACCCGCGCCCGCCCAGCGACATCGTGATGACCTTGCAGCCGCGCCGGTGCGCCTCGTGGACGGCGCGCGCGACGTCGCCGTCGAGCACCTGGACGACGCTCTTGACGGTGCGGATCGGCACGATCGTCACCCGGGGCGCGACGCCGAGCAGGACGCCGTCGCCGCGACAGCCGATGACGCTCGCGGTGTGGGTGCCGTGGCCGGGCGAGTCCAGCGGCATGTACCAGCGCCGGCGCAGCGGGTCGCGCGCGTCGTCGTCGCCGTCGACGACGTCGTAGTCGAGGTCGAACGACCACGCGCCGGCCACCTCCGGATGGTCGGTGTAACCGGTGTCGACGGAGCCGACGAGCACACCCGCGCCCCGGGCGGAGCCGCCGAGGTGCGGGAGCAGCGCCCACGCCGCCCCGGCCCGGACCGCGTCGACCACCCAGTGCACGTCGTCGGAGCCGGCCAGGTGGACGCCGCGGGTGTCGCCGAGCGACTCCTCTCCGACGGCGTCGTCGACGTCGTCGGCGTCCTCGCGGTGATCGGGCTCGGCGCCGAAGGCCGACGACGGCAGGTCCGGCTCGACGTCGGCGTCCAGCTCGCGCGCCAGCCGGGCAGCGAGGTCGTAGGCGACCCGGGTCTCGTCGTACGCCGGGCCCGCCTGGACCGCCCCGCTGACCACCCAGTACCGGCGCAGCTCCGGGTCCGGCGTGCCGGGGAACAGCGGCTCGACCGCCCACGGCCGGTCGTGCTCGTCGACCGCGCCGAGCACGCGGTCGACCTCGCGCCGCAGCCGGGCGGGGCGGTCGTCGCCCCCTCGCGGCCGGACCAGGAGCCGCACCGCTGCCACCGTCGGATCGCGTCCTTGCATGTCGCTCACCCCCAGCGATCACGTGTCTCGATCATGGCAGACAAACCGGACGCTGAGGGGTTGTCAGCGGGTGCGGCAGCGAGTAGTGCAGAGGGGTAGACACTGCTGCGGCCGGCTTCGGGGACGGTCAGCGCGGCCGGCGCGGCGCCGACCGAGGGGGGCACTGGCGATGGAGCACACGTACACGATCCTGCGCGACATGAGCCGCGCGACCAGCCGCGAGCCGTTCGGCGGCGGCGGCTTCGAACTCGAGGGCATGGAGATGCCGGGCGAGCCCCGCATCGACGTGCTGCCGCTCGACAAGGGCGACGTCCGCGACGTCGCGCGCGACCCCGAGGTCCGCGCCGTCGCCCCCGTCATGCCGACCACGCTGATCGGGCCGGTCTCCGACGGCGACACCGGGATGCCCGCCGCGACGCCCGCGGCCGCCGGCCCGACGTGGGGTGTGACCGCGGTCGGCGCCGACACGTCGACGCGCACCGGCGCCGGCGTCACCGTCTCCATCCTCGACACCGGCATCGACGCCACCCATCCCGCCTTCCAGGGCGTGACGATCACCGAGCGGGACTTCACCGGCTCCGGCAACGGCGACAAGCAGGGCCACGGCACGCACGTCGCCGGGACGGTGTTCGGCCGCGACGTCAACGGCGTCCGCATCGGTGTCGCCCCCGGCGTGACGACGGCGCTGATCGGCAAGGTCCTCGGCGACGACGGCAGCGGCAGCTCCGACATGCTCTTCCAGGGCATCCAGTGGGCCGACCAGAACGGCGCCAAGATCATCTCGATGTCGCTCGGGTTCGACTTCCCCGGGCTGGTCAAGCGCCTGGTCGACCAGGGCTGGCCGGTCGAGCTGGCCACGTCGGCCGCGCTGGAGGCGTACCGGGCGAACCTGCGGATGTTCGACGCGCTCATGCAGCTGCTGCAGAGCCGCGCCGCCTTCTCCGGTGGCACCTTGGTCGTCGCGGCAGCGGGCAACGAGAGCGAGCGCGGCGTCGACCCCGACTTCGAGATCGGCGTCTCGCTGCCCGCGGCGGCCGAGGGCGTGGTCTCCGTCGGCGCCCTCGCCGAGTCGGCCGCCGGGCTCTCCGTCGCGCCGTTCTCGAACACGTTCCCGCAGATCAGCGCGCCGGGCGTCGCCATCGAGTCCGCCCGCGCCGGTGGCGGGCTGCGCAGCTTGAACGGCACCTCCATGGCCACGCCGCACGTGGCCGGCGTGGCGGCGCTGTGGTGGGAGGAGGTCACGGCCTCGCCGCTGCCCGCGGTCGCCACGACAGTGCTGTCGCGGCTGCTGGCCAACGCGGACGTGACGGCGCTGGCCGCGAACGTCGACGTCGCCGACCGGGGCGTCGGGCTGAGCAAGGCGCCCTGAGCCGGTCCGGGCTAGTCCGGCAGCTCCAGCGGGTCGCCCTGGTCGAGCAGGCGGCCGTCGGACTCCAGCGCGAGGCGCAGGTTGACGCGGTAGGTGCCGGGCACGTCGAGGTCCGGCACCCGCACGTCGACGCTGCCGGTGTCGTGGGCCGTCGTGGGCGTGATGCGATAGGCGATCGTCTCGGCCGCCCAGCTGACCGGCACGTCGATGCCGTCGAGCGACCAGGTCAGCAGCAGCTGGGCGTCGTCCAGCCCGCTCGTCTCGAGGTCGACGGCGACCACCCAGCCCAGCGGGTCGCTCCTGCCGTCGTCGTCCTCGGACTCCACCTCGCGCAGCGCGTCGGCGAGGCGGGCGGCGACCTCGTCGGCCGGGAGCGTGGTGCCGTCGTCCTCGGTGAGGTCGGAGACCAGCTGGGTGACGACCTGCGGCGCGGCGGGGAGGATGGTCCGCCGCAGCGCGGGGTCGGTGGCGACGTCGTCGACGAACTCGTCCGGCGGCGGCCAGGCGGCGGCGTCGGTGCGGAACTCCGGCGACAGCACCCGCTCGCCCGGGGTCGCGGCGGTGGGCGTCCCGGTGGGGGTCCCGGTGGGGGTCCCGGGGTCCGTCGGTGTCCCGGGGTCCGTCGGTGTCCCGGGGTC
This genomic window contains:
- a CDS encoding S8 family peptidase — encoded protein: MQGRDPTVAAVRLLVRPRGGDDRPARLRREVDRVLGAVDEHDRPWAVEPLFPGTPDPELRRYWVVSGAVQAGPAYDETRVAYDLAARLARELDADVEPDLPSSAFGAEPDHREDADDVDDAVGEESLGDTRGVHLAGSDDVHWVVDAVRAGAAWALLPHLGGSARGAGVLVGSVDTGYTDHPEVAGAWSFDLDYDVVDGDDDARDPLRRRWYMPLDSPGHGTHTASVIGCRGDGVLLGVAPRVTIVPIRTVKSVVQVLDGDVARAVHEAHRRGCKVITMSLGGRGFFGLRSAIRAAIDDGVIVMAAAGNKVGIVVAPASYPECIAVGATNADSEPWSGSSRGPAVDVSAPGESVWVASVDSRTNPPVFGERRHHGTSFAVATLAGVAALWIAHHGHDRIVAKVGRAHVHAAFLQLVRTHGHREPPGWTEHGWDELYGVGIVDAAALLAAPLPDAADLVLPEIPAAPEAADPVSRLSAVLSGLGRDEVRSRVGELLGTAPDAVDDLPPVTVSELVYRLGEDDALRAGLTTPIGDVELPARPGAEARRLLARTASRALRTSAGP
- a CDS encoding S8 family peptidase gives rise to the protein MEHTYTILRDMSRATSREPFGGGGFELEGMEMPGEPRIDVLPLDKGDVRDVARDPEVRAVAPVMPTTLIGPVSDGDTGMPAATPAAAGPTWGVTAVGADTSTRTGAGVTVSILDTGIDATHPAFQGVTITERDFTGSGNGDKQGHGTHVAGTVFGRDVNGVRIGVAPGVTTALIGKVLGDDGSGSSDMLFQGIQWADQNGAKIISMSLGFDFPGLVKRLVDQGWPVELATSAALEAYRANLRMFDALMQLLQSRAAFSGGTLVVAAAGNESERGVDPDFEIGVSLPAAAEGVVSVGALAESAAGLSVAPFSNTFPQISAPGVAIESARAGGGLRSLNGTSMATPHVAGVAALWWEEVTASPLPAVATTVLSRLLANADVTALAANVDVADRGVGLSKAP